TGCGAGGAAAGCCAGTGGTACCAGGCTGCGGTAGCGCAGCAGCACGACGAGGCTGGCCAGGCCAAGCACCAGCTGGCTAAGGCCCCAAGCGGCGAAGACAAAAGAAAAGGCAGCTGCCGCAGAAGCCCCAAACGTATCGAGCGGGACGCCGTCGGCCGAGCGGGCGACTTCGGGCGCGTTGATCATCACGTTCAGCCCCATGGGGATCTTGAGCAGCATGAGTACGAAAAGCCACAAGCCGAGGCGGCGGCCCCGATAGTGGTTATCGGCGACACGAGGAAACAGCACTTCCCACATATTGCCTCCAGTACTTCAGGCGTGGCCTAACGGTAGGGGTGCAGGCATGTAACGGAGCAGTGTCGCCTGCACCCCTATCGTTAGGTTTTGTTACTATGCTCCATGGTGATGACCACTTTTCCCTGAGCGTGACCTGCGCCAAGATAGCGGAGGGCTTCAGGCACCTCACTTAGCGAGTAGCGTTTAGCAATAACCGGTACGACCTTACCCGCTTCCACAAGCTCTTTGACCGTAACCAGATCTTTCTGGTTCGCTTTCGCCATGAAGCCTCCCAGCTTCTTACCCCCGCTTTTCGACATCCAGGCCCCCAGGAGCAGAGTCTGAAACATTTGAGACGGCATCCCCCCTACCATGACATAAATGCCCTGGGGAGTTAAGGCACGCTTGTACGCTGAAAGCGGATGATATCCGTTAGCGGCAAGAATCAGGTCATATGTCTGCCCATTCTGGGTAAAATCTTCCTTGGTGTAGTCAATGACCTGGTCTGCACCAAGCGTGCGTGCTATATCTACGTTCTGGGTACTGCACACGGCCGTGACATGTGCCCCAAACGACTTGGCGATCTGCACTGCAAACGTGCCCACCCCACCCGAGGCCCCATTGATCAGCACCTTTTGCCCCGCTTGAATTTTCCCTTGATCGCGCAAACCCTGCAGAGCGGTGATGGCTGCCAAGGGAACCGCTGCGGCTTCCTCAAACGATAGATTAGCCGGTTTCAGTGCCAGGGCACTTTCAGCAGCAGTTGCATATTCGGCAAAGCCGCCACTACCACGTGCCAAAATATCTCCGAAGACCTCAGCGCCTGGCTGGAACTGCTTGACGTTTCGGCCAACCGCTTCGACCCGCCCCGCGATGTCGGCGCCGAGAATTGCGTATTTAGGTTTGAACGGCCCCATCATTAGGCGAATAAGAAAGACGTCAGCGGTCAGGAGATGCCAGTCGGCAGCATTTACAGATGCTGCGTGAACCTTTACCAATACTTCATCATCCTTGGGCGTAGGTTTTGCCACCTCTTGGAGCCGAAGTACATCAGGGGGGCCGTATTTTGTGCAGACAATCGCTTTCATGTGGGTTCCTCCTGGATTTATGGTTTTGCACTTAGCTATAGTGGCTCGCCTTCCTGATTCTGATGGGTGGGGGGATGGGCGGCAAAATCGCCGCACCCTCCAGGGAGGTTCAGTGGGGCTTTGCCCTGCCGAACCTCCCCATCAACATCACTGTGGTGGGCCACTAGCCGCTCATGCGCTGAACGTTGCGGCGGCTTCAGCAAGAATCCTGGCTAGAGGCTCCAGCGCACGCCGCAGTGCTGGCATGGCCAGGGCGCTGGATGCTCGCTCAGCACCGCCGCGCGTAGTGCCTGGTACGGCTGGTCGTCCCAGACCTCGGCCAGCGGACGCTCGAAGACATTGCCAAGCATGATCTGCTGGTAGTCGGGCGTGGCGAATGGCGCGATACAGCATGGCAGGGCAGTGCCGGTGGCGGTGATATACATCAGCGACCATGGCCGATAGCAGCCTTGCCAGGGGTGCGCGCCGTTGACCACCACGCTCTCGTGGGGCGTGGTCGCACCCGAGGCTCGAAAGATCAGACCGAGCGCGGCGGCGAGCTGCTCGCATTCGCCGATCAGCGCGGCCTGGCGTTGCTCGAGTGCGCCAAACAGCGACTGCTCGGGAATCATCGTGGTGCGCTGGTCGAGCTTCTGGCCATCGCCAAAGTAGACCAGGCGCTGCAAGTAGACTTCTGGCACGCCAATATCGGCGGCCATGCGCACAAAGTCGGGCATCTCGTGCAGGTTCTCCTGCATTCCGACCATCCACAGCGAGACGCGCGGCTGTTCGCGGCCGCCGTGGCGCGCCACAAATGCGTGCAGATTGGCGATAATCTGCGGCAGCTTATCGATGCCGCGCAGGTGCTGGTATAGTTCCGGCGTCACCGCATCGAGCGAGACGCGCAGCTCGTCGAGCCCGGCCGCACACAGCGCGTCGCCGCGCCGCTGGTCTAGCAGCACCGCATTGGTATTGAACAGCACATGCGCCCCGCGCTGCTTCAAGTGTGCGATGAAGCGCGGCAGATCTGGGTTGAGCAGCGGCTCGCCAATGCCATGCAACACCACGCGCTCGATACGTGGCAGCTGGTCGACAATCTGGCGGAACTGCGGCCAGGCCATGTGGTGCTTGGGTTCAAAGGGCAGAAAGTGATCGTAGGTTAGCGGGCACGAGGCGCACAGCGAGTTGCAGCGATTAGTAACTTCGATATAGATGTGGGCTGGCAGATCGTGGCCTGACGGCGTGCGCGTGCTGAGCGATATCACAGTTGATCATCCTTCTCGTATGGTGCCAGTGCGATCACTGGCTGCATGCGCGCTAGTGGGCGAGGATGCCAAACACCCCAGCGTGGCGCGGCGCGCCAGAGCCGTGTGGTGGCTAACACAACCAGCAGCGGAGCTGCCTGAGCCAGCACATTGATCGCGCTCACCTGTGTGGCGGTGAGCGGATGGGCCGGAACGACTCGCAGAAAGGTGTTTGTCAGGTCACCCCAGAGCGTGCCAAGGCAATAGATTGGCAGCAGCGTGAGCGCCCAGCGGCTAGCGGGCAACACCACCACTGGCGCCAGCAGCCATAGCACATACCAGTGCTGAAACCAGAAGCTACCGATCAGCAAGTAGGTCAGCGTCAGCGCCGCGCTCCCGCGCCAGAGCAGCACATCACTACCGGGATCACGCGCCAAGGATTGCGCGCCAGGTCGCTGCGGCTGGCCCTCTGCCTTTGATGCTCGGCTCTGAGCCCAGAACCAGATCAGCACACCAGCCGCAACGACGAAGAAGAGCAGCGTCGCGCCGACGGTCGTGACGCGCCAGGCATCGATCTCTGCCCACCCAAACCGCTCCTGCAGCATTCGGTAAACCAGATCGGCGGGCGAGTTAATCAGCAGGCGCGCGCGCTCCTGGAGCATCCGGCGTAATGTGACCCACCCGCCCAGCGGAGCGTACAGCAGCCACGAAAGCGGGATGCAGAGCGCCAGCGCCAGCGCACTGCTCTGCATGGCGCGCAACCAGCCGCAGCGCCGCACCAGCCAGAGCGCAACGATCGGCAGAATCAGCAGCGCGGTCAGCTTTACGTGCGCCGCGAGCAATAATGCGAGTACGCCCCCAACCCAGCGCTGCCGCTGGAACAGCCAGAATGCGATCAGGAGCGCAAGGATCATGATCATATCGTTGTGCGCGCCGATCGCGGTGGTGATCAGCACCAGCGGATTCCAGAGCCAGGCCAGCAGTGCGGCCGGCACACGATCAGGATTGGTGGGCGATACGATCGCCGCAATCATCACGGCGCACAAACCGGTCAGCCCGATCGCCAGCAGCCGGTAGCCCACAACATAGGCGATCAGGCTGTCGGCGCGGCCAGCCAGGTAATGTACCGACCAGGCGACTGCAGCGCTCGCGTATTCCCACAGTGGCCCGTAGGTGTCGACCTGCCCGCGCCATGTAATCGAATTGTAGAACGGCCGGAGCTTGAATGCGACCGGCGCTGTAACCAGTGGGCTGGTGCCAAATTCCACCAGCATCCGTCCGCGAAAGAGATACTCGAAGATATCGAGTGATTCGCCGGGATATGCGCCCAGCAGTGCAGCCGAGGACGCAAGCCACCCGCCGACGACCACCGTCACGGCAGTGCGTACACGCGCACTGCCGTGACGCAGCGCCAGGCGCATAGCCAGCATATAGATGCCGATTAGCAGCAGATACACGCCGCCATGCCACAGGCCCGCGCGCAGCGAGTAGTGCATCAGCGTAGCCCAGCCGGCGTGCAGGTGCTGAAGGCCTGGCGCCAACGGATAGCGCGCGGTGATGCCAAAAACGTACAGCAGCGTGCTGGCCAACCCGAGCATGATCAGCCCGGCGATCGGGTGCGCTCGGAGCCGATCTTTGGTTGCTTGCAGTGGCATGGCACGTGCCGATCGTTGGCGTAGGGCGGTTCCGTACGGATCGCGGAACTACCGTACACAGCTACAGGTATAATCCTGCTTAGCGCGGCGATCCGCTGATCGCGTAGCGCATGGTGGTGTGCAAGATCCGATAGGTTGCCAGCACCGTCCCGCGCACCGTCCCACCAACCTTGGATTGACCGGCCATACGCGGCCGGTAGCTCACCGGCTGCTCGACGATCCGGGCATGCCGGCGGGCGGCCTTGACGATCATTTCGATCGGCCAGCCATAGGTCTGCTCGCGCATGTGGAGCGATTCGAGCAGATCGCGGCGAATCGCGCGAAATGGCCCAAGATCGGTCAGCTCGATGCTATAGAGGCGGCGTGTTAAAGCTGCGACAAGCCGATTGCCAAAGCGTTGGTGTGGGGGCATCGCGCCAGGCACCATACCGCCGCGCATGCGCGTACCAAGCGTCAGGTCGGCCGTGCCGGCGGCGATCGGGGCGAGCAGCGTGCCCAGCTCGGCCGGCACAAAGCTGCCGTCACCATCCATAAACGCCAGCACGTTGCCGTGTGCGGCTGCCACGCCAGCGGCGCAAGCAAAGCCATAGCCACGCCGTGGCTCGCGCACCACCTGAGCACCCGCGCGCCGTGCCGCGCCGGCGGTATCGTCAGTCGAGCCATTGTCAACCACAACGACTTGCTGAACCAGGCCGGTTGGTAGCTCGCCCAGCAGCGGCCCGATGCACCCGGCCTCATTCAATGCGGGGATGATCAGGGTGACATCGATCGTCATACGGCGATTCCCTCTCGCATGTGGTTGTTCAGCAGCGCCCGTGTGTGGCGCGCTCGTTCGAGCGGTAATATATCGAGTTCCGCACGCAGACGCGCGAGCTCGGCCGCAGTATCGACATCGTACCACGGGGGCAGCAGCTGCACGCGAAGCCCAAGCTCAGCCGCGAGTGCGATCGTGTCGCGTACGACGAATGGCGTGCTCATCTGCACATCGCGCAGCAGCTGCGGCTGCGGGCGCTTCAGGCCGATCAAGTAGTACCCGCCATCGGCACACGGGCCAAGCACCACATCGGCCGGGCCGGCGAGCGCGGCAAATGCCGCAGACAGGTGCGCTGCTGGCAGGGTTGGGCTGTCGCTGTCGATCACCACCGCCTGTGCCGCGCCGCTTGCCAGCGCATCGGTCAGCGCATGATCGAGCCGCTCACCCAGATCAGCGCCGCGCTGAGGCGTGAGCAGCATGTCTGGTGCCAGCTGCTGGAAATAGCCGAGCGCATCTTCGGGAAGATATGTGATGTGGCATGCCACACCATCGACTTGACGCATCAGATCGAGCGTGTCGCGCAGGAAGCACTCGTATAGTGCTGCGGCGCCGGCGCCGGTCAGCGGTGGGCATAGACGCGTCTTGGTCTGGCCGGCCGCCGGGCGCTTAGCAACGACGAGCAGTGCGCGTTTCATCACATGAGCCAAGCCAGCACCCGCGCAATGAAGTTCCCGCGCGCGGCGGCTGGCGCTACACGTGGTAGAAGAAATTGATCGACCCCCAGGAAGCGGCCGGCCGGGATCACCAGGAAGATTAGGTTCAGCGCGAACAGCATCAGGTATGCCGAGTGCCACTCGCCTGGCACATTCCAGAGGCCAATCAGCAGGTTCAGCGCCTGCAGCGTGCCAAGCAGGCCGCCCAAGCGTGTAAACAGCCCGAGCAAGAGCAGCGCGGCAACGATGATCTCGCCTAGCCAGACGCCCAGGCCAACTATGCGGATGTTCGGGCCGATGATATGCACCAGCATGCTATGGTAGAGTTCGAATGGCGGGTGGGCGATCTCGCGCCCAATCCAGTCGCACAGGCCGCTGCTCTTGAGCGAAAAGTCGGCCGGGCAGCCATAGTTCTTCCAGGGTAGCTTCCAGAGTGTTTCCCGATACCAGATCACCGCCAGTGCGCCACGCACGAGCGCAAGGACGGCCATAACTGCCACGGTTGCATACCCCGCGCGTAGTATTGCTGGTGAGCCAGCTGCGCTTGCCGCACCGGCTTCACTTGTGGGTGTGCGGGCTGAAGTGATACTCATTGTCGCTCCTAGCGGTACTTTTCGGGTATTTGACACGTACCGTGCGGCCGAAGGCGCATTCGGCACGATGCGATGGCGCTCGCGCTGCCGATAGCCGAGCGCCGCCTAGCATATCGAGGCAGCGCTCGGCCCGGCGTATTTACCAGACCACCAGACACGTTTCGGTGCGTCGGACGCCCACGGCGCCCGCAATGCCGGTGGTGATTCAGTTGCCCAACGACTGCATATCGGGGCTCTCGACAAACGCGATCAGGTCGTAGCGGCCA
The sequence above is drawn from the Candidatus Kouleothrix ribensis genome and encodes:
- a CDS encoding glycosyltransferase family 2 protein, with translation MTIDVTLIIPALNEAGCIGPLLGELPTGLVQQVVVVDNGSTDDTAGAARRAGAQVVREPRRGYGFACAAGVAAAHGNVLAFMDGDGSFVPAELGTLLAPIAAGTADLTLGTRMRGGMVPGAMPPHQRFGNRLVAALTRRLYSIELTDLGPFRAIRRDLLESLHMREQTYGWPIEMIVKAARRHARIVEQPVSYRPRMAGQSKVGGTVRGTVLATYRILHTTMRYAISGSPR
- a CDS encoding radical SAM protein; translation: MISLSTRTPSGHDLPAHIYIEVTNRCNSLCASCPLTYDHFLPFEPKHHMAWPQFRQIVDQLPRIERVVLHGIGEPLLNPDLPRFIAHLKQRGAHVLFNTNAVLLDQRRGDALCAAGLDELRVSLDAVTPELYQHLRGIDKLPQIIANLHAFVARHGGREQPRVSLWMVGMQENLHEMPDFVRMAADIGVPEVYLQRLVYFGDGQKLDQRTTMIPEQSLFGALEQRQAALIGECEQLAAALGLIFRASGATTPHESVVVNGAHPWQGCYRPWSLMYITATGTALPCCIAPFATPDYQQIMLGNVFERPLAEVWDDQPYQALRAAVLSEHPAPWPCQHCGVRWSL
- a CDS encoding TIGR04282 family arsenosugar biosynthesis glycosyltransferase, which codes for MKRALLVVAKRPAAGQTKTRLCPPLTGAGAAALYECFLRDTLDLMRQVDGVACHITYLPEDALGYFQQLAPDMLLTPQRGADLGERLDHALTDALASGAAQAVVIDSDSPTLPAAHLSAAFAALAGPADVVLGPCADGGYYLIGLKRPQPQLLRDVQMSTPFVVRDTIALAAELGLRVQLLPPWYDVDTAAELARLRAELDILPLERARHTRALLNNHMREGIAV
- a CDS encoding NAD(P)-dependent alcohol dehydrogenase, whose translation is MKAIVCTKYGPPDVLRLQEVAKPTPKDDEVLVKVHAASVNAADWHLLTADVFLIRLMMGPFKPKYAILGADIAGRVEAVGRNVKQFQPGAEVFGDILARGSGGFAEYATAAESALALKPANLSFEEAAAVPLAAITALQGLRDQGKIQAGQKVLINGASGGVGTFAVQIAKSFGAHVTAVCSTQNVDIARTLGADQVIDYTKEDFTQNGQTYDLILAANGYHPLSAYKRALTPQGIYVMVGGMPSQMFQTLLLGAWMSKSGGKKLGGFMAKANQKDLVTVKELVEAGKVVPVIAKRYSLSEVPEALRYLGAGHAQGKVVITMEHSNKT